A single genomic interval of Nostoc commune NIES-4072 harbors:
- a CDS encoding nucleotidyl transferase AbiEii/AbiGii toxin family protein codes for MTFRLEHHNQILTVLESLDSEILRKGSAYFGGGTLLAFEFEEYRWSKDVDFIASVSTEGYKYLRTVVFEGGHEALFRDLSKIQVGRSTTDQYGIRMIVFVDNIPIKTEIIAETRFQLDPPRYLNWSLVPCLSSNDCFTSKLLSNSDRYADDSVEARDLIDLAVLRLQSPIPQASIEKAEKAYQVIRPLKRAIALFQERPDYREKCFLSLQVDQAQIPKIIDGIDLLSTDLGLSPTPRAFREQHDIFADLETQIKKREDS; via the coding sequence ATGACCTTCAGGTTAGAACACCATAATCAAATTCTCACAGTTCTTGAATCTTTAGATTCTGAAATACTTAGGAAGGGTTCTGCTTACTTCGGTGGCGGAACCCTTCTTGCATTTGAGTTTGAAGAATATCGCTGGAGTAAGGACGTTGATTTTATAGCTTCTGTTAGTACAGAAGGCTACAAATACCTGCGGACAGTGGTATTTGAGGGTGGGCATGAAGCATTATTTCGTGATTTAAGTAAAATTCAAGTTGGACGTAGCACAACTGACCAATATGGAATTCGGATGATAGTTTTTGTGGATAATATACCGATTAAAACGGAAATTATTGCCGAAACTCGTTTTCAACTAGACCCACCAAGATATCTAAACTGGTCACTCGTTCCCTGCTTAAGCTCCAATGACTGTTTTACCTCTAAGCTGCTGTCAAATTCTGATCGTTATGCAGATGACAGCGTTGAGGCAAGAGATTTAATCGATCTAGCAGTTCTTAGGCTACAATCTCCAATACCTCAAGCATCAATTGAAAAGGCTGAAAAAGCATATCAGGTTATACGCCCTTTGAAAAGAGCGATCGCACTATTTCAGGAAAGACCAGATTACAGGGAGAAATGCTTTCTTAGCCTGCAAGTTGATCAAGCTCAGATACCCAAAATTATCGACGGTATTGATTTACTCTCTACAGATTTAGGGTTATCTCCCACTCCAAGGGCTTTTCGAGAACAACATGATATCTTTGCTGATTTAGAAACACAAATTAAAAAACGAGAAGATTCTTAA
- a CDS encoding ArsR/SmtB family transcription factor yields MRFLYHPDRKNISLPGVLYALGDPVRLEIVRRLATEGEQCCASFDFAIAKSTMSNHFKILRESGIVFTRKSGTQHINILRREDLEVLFPGLLDAILKAAQPLPVSPASTKQTASRI; encoded by the coding sequence ATGAGATTTCTTTATCATCCAGATAGAAAAAATATTTCTTTACCGGGAGTGCTGTATGCATTGGGCGATCCAGTCCGGTTAGAGATTGTGCGACGGCTGGCGACTGAGGGGGAACAATGCTGTGCCAGTTTTGATTTTGCGATCGCTAAGTCTACTATGTCCAATCATTTTAAGATTTTGCGGGAGTCTGGGATAGTCTTTACACGGAAATCCGGGACACAGCACATTAACATCCTGCGGCGTGAAGATTTAGAGGTGCTGTTTCCAGGGTTACTGGATGCGATATTGAAAGCGGCTCAACCATTGCCTGTTAGTCCTGCGAGTACTAAACAAACAGCTTCAAGGATTTAA